Proteins from one Agelaius phoeniceus isolate bAgePho1 chromosome 10, bAgePho1.hap1, whole genome shotgun sequence genomic window:
- the VWA5B2 gene encoding von Willebrand factor A domain-containing protein 5B2 isoform X2, translating to MPGLYALLSWEALPLKSSTVKACANGYSLSITAHLLYTNPHKEPVEGIFIYPLEESEVVAGFEAAAGSRRVTFQLQSRQRVQECCLQCSPSPGRPRRCNSGHLVLDEDVERSTFIIVTGTLCPSESLAVTLNTVQELPTLPDGALRLLLPPILTPHVPADPESEPASLCDDSPTSCFGGPGARSQSPTMVPVDSVDVFRGRTYNPFPYEFTFELLVKGPCLLAGLESPSHALRADADPWANSATTTCVTLAEPHRYDRDLEIILYPCEPHSPHLVIEDGTMTYPEYEAHIRSRRDYVRVARKDSSGERQVAFVQKRFHKDIFPNPVLMLNFCPAVEAVPGALQSVTREILFLIDRSDSISGPDLDKVKKALLVALKSLPSGTLLNLASFGADIKPLFPSSRLCSNETLRRACEHLDGLRADPGGTNLLAALGWALAQPLHHGYPRQLFLFTGAVAGSASRILRLVRRQASTVRCFSFGMGPRACRRLLKAMAKVSRGRAEFLSPSERLQPKVRPRQGRGALGTLPCVTLSALPLQLIKSLKKAIEPAISDITIDWYVPDSMEALLSPTELPALYPGDRLVSYCVLYSIARFGDRRPLGQDGARQSSRGSAFLSQQEVPSPGESRQPPQSQPGTGDASLDVFSGSTEVSERSIDPVSGGDIWKRIYQPSYIQEQYVLTHCSVSTDRSQGLLSRSSTSSESTGSRDVAPEGGSSGPGADVTSQQGQKSLSLCESSTKSAPLPSAPAGTKVTVALSTEELARQKKVLARAALAGRSFSTPHGELDAHRLCQALEKVSQKRNQSLEGQLDELGPQPRQMQPGAAESNNLLSPTHLDWDMLVEPSYLFSASPAPEAGQPSLGDASMPLRCQVVIHALRAGTPVSWEVTASLESLLQPREGPGREDPPRRAAKAWDKPLHRLAARSVVRDNESVAQREAKLEQGFARRFRLKAVQTSKACNVPSLYTRLVPVDGATQTALPAAPEVWGVAGSASRTRAAAAGNWHHRSSSAGQGQQQEPEEQDEAPGTAERDEIPRSPGSTSSPTFGWEKQNYSNGPPSSPSTTSMGSQKSTESIAGSRFSLSRRRGPSLVLRPQCLSPESERSSNHASHDYLPLVQLQQARGPFQLTESFSEVVQIPLDRLRRASPYASHRASLSPVSPGARSLPEAGARAEEGEEPLTAPQPSSPPSRSTCSEVPSAAAWAQADSGHGSESDTGPHSAAPSEAGVSCQDVGPEELESASWATAVALAWLEHRCAGFFEEWELVAAKADAWLQAQRLPEGVDMGCLKGAARHLFLLLRHWDENIKLNMLCYNPNNV from the exons ATGCCAGGCCTCTACGCCCTCTTGTCCTGGGAGGCTCTGCCCCTGAAGAGCTCCACGGTGAAGGCTTGTGCCAACGGATACTCCCTGAGCATCACTGCTCACCTCCTGTACACCAACCCCCACAAGGAGCCCGTGGAAG gcatcTTCATCTACCCGCTGGAGGAGTCGGAGGTGGTGGCTGGCTTtgaggcagcggcgggcagcCGGCGGGTGACGTTCCAGCTGCAGAGCCGGCAGCGGGTGCAGgagtgctgcctgcagtgcagccccagccccggccgccCGCGCCGCTGCAACAGCG GCCACCTTGTCTTGGATGAGGACGTGGAGCGCTCCACCTTCATCATTGTCACCGGCACGCTGTGCCCATCGGAGAGCCTGGCTGTCACCCTGAAcacagtgcaggagctgcccacGCTGCCAGACGGGGCCCTGcgcctcctcctgccccccaTCCTCACACCCCACGTCCCCGCCGACCCCGAGAGCGAGCCGGCAAGCTTGTGTGACGACAG CCCCACAAGCTGTTTTGGGGGGCCAGGTGCCCGGAGCCAGTCACCCACTATGGTGCCTGTGGACAGCGTGGATGTCTTTCGGGGACGAACCTACAACCCTTTTCCTTACGAGTTCACCTTCGAGCTGCTGGTGAAGGGCCCCTGCTTGCTGGCAG GGCTGGAGAGCCCATCACATGCCCTGAGAGCTGATGCTGACCCTTGGGCCAATTCTGCCACCACAACCTGTGTCACCCTAGCCGAGCCCCACCGCTACGACAGGGACCTGGAGATCATCCTCTACCCTTGTG agccccacaGCCCGCACCTGGTGATTGAGGATGGCACCATGACGTACCCCGAGTACGAGGCGCACATCCGGAGCCGCCGGGATTACGTGCGGGTTGCCAGGAAGGACAGCAGTGGCGAGAGACAG GTGGCTTTCGTGCAGAAGCGTTTCCACAAGGACATCTTCCCCAACCCCGTGCTGATGCTGAACTTCTGCCCGGCTGTGGAGGCTGTCCCCGGGGCCCTGCAGAGCGTCACCCGCGAGATCCTCTTCCTCATCGACCGCAGCGACTCCATCAGTGGCCCTGACCTTGACAAGGTCAAG AAGGCTTTGCTGGTGGCCCTGAAGAGCCTCCCGTCAGGAACACTGCTCAACCTCGCCAGCTTCGGTGCTGACATCAAGCCGCTCTTCCCATCCAGTCGCCTCTGCAGCAAC GAGACGTTGCGCCGTGCCTGCGAGCACCTGGACGGGCTGCGGGCAGACCCTGGTGGCACCAAcctgctggcagccctgggctgggcgctggcacagcccctccaCCACGGCTACCCTCGCCAGCTGTTCCTCTTCACCGGTGCAGTAgcgggcagtgccagcaggatcCTCCGGCTGGTGCGCAGGCAGGCCAGCACCGTCAG GTGCttcagctttggcatgggcccgcGGGCGTGCCGGCGGCTGCTGAAGGCCATGGCCAAGGTGAGCCGGGGCCGTGCCGAGTTTCTGAGTCCATCTGAGAGGCTGCAGCCCAAGGTAAgacccaggcagggcaggggggcactggggacactgccatGTGTGACACTGTCTGCACTCCCCCTGCAGCTGATCAAGTCCCTGAAGAAGGCGATCGAGCCGGCCATCAGCGACATCACCATCGACTGGTACGTCCCCGACAGCATGGAGGCTCTGCTCTCGCCCACCGAGCTCCCGGCCCTGTACCCCGGGGACCGCCTCGTCAGCTACTGCGTCCTCTACAGCATCGCCCGCTTCGGGGACAGGCGCCCGCTG GGCCAGGATGGGGCTCGCCAGAGCTCCCGGGGCTCAGCCTTTCTCTCCCAGCAGGAAGTGCCCAGTCCTGGGGAGAGCCGCCAGCCAccccagagccagccaggaACTGGGGATGCCTCCCTGGATGTTTTTTCTGGAAGTACAGAGGTGTCAGAGCGGA GTATTGATCCTGTTTCTGGGGGAGACATCTGGAAGCGGATCTACCAGCCCTCCTACATCCAGGAGCAATATGTCCTGACACACTGCTCTGTCAGCACTGACCgcagccaggggctgctctcccGCAGCTCCACCAGCAGCGAGTCCACTGGTTCCCGGGATGTGGCCCCCGAGGGTGGCTCCTCAGGCCCTGGTGCTGATGTCacctcccagcagggccagaaGAGCCTGTCCCTCTGCGAGTCCTCCACCAAATCTGCCCCACTGccctctgccccagctggcACCAAG GTGACAGTGGCCCtgagcacagaggagctggcaCGGCAGAAGAAGGTGCTGGCACGCGCTGCCCTGGCTGGGCGCAGCTTCTCCACGCCTCACGGGGAGCTGGATGCCCATCGGCTCTGCCAGGCCCTGGAAAAGGTGTCTCAGAAGAGGAACCAGTCCCTGGAGGGGCAGCTGGATGAGCTGGGACCCCAGCCACGGCAAATGCAGCCCGGTGCAGCGGAGTCAA ATAACCTCCTCTCACCCACCCACCTGGACTGGGACATGCTGGTGGAGCCCTCCTACCTCTTCAGTGCCTCGCCAGCGCCCGAGGCggggcagcccagcctgggtgATGCCAGCATGCCCCTGCGCTGCCAGGTGGTGATCCACGCGCTGCGAGCCGGCACGCCCGTGTCCTGGGAAGTGACAGCTTCCCTGgaatccctgctgcagccccgggaggggccgggcagGGAGGACCCGCCGCGGCGGGCGGCCAAAGCCTGGGACAAGCCCCTGCACCGCCTGGCAGCGCGCTCCGTGGTGCGGGACAATGAGAGCGTGGCGCAGCGGGAAGCCAAGCTGGAgcagg GTTTTGCCCGCCGGTTCCGCCTGAAAGCCGTGCAAACCAGCAAAGCCTGCAACGTGCCTTCCCTCTACACCCGCCTGGTGCCCGTGGACGGTGCCACGCAGACAGCCCTGCCCGCAGCCCCCGAGGTGTGGGGCGTAG CTGGCTCAGCCAGCCGGACACGAGCTGCTGCGGCAGGGAACTGGCACCACCGGAGCTCCTCAGCGGgtcaggggcagcagcaggagccagaggaGCAGGATGAGGCCCCTGGCACGGCAG agCGAGACGAGATCCCTAGGTCCCCGGGCAGCACCTCCTCCCCTACCTTTGGCTGGGAAAAGCAGAACTACTCAAACG GGCCCCCATCCAGCCCCTCCACCACCTCCATGGGCTCCCAGAAATCCACAGAGAGCATCGCAGGCTCCAG GTTTAGCCTGAGCAGGCGCAGGggtcccagcctggtgctgcgCCCGCAGTGCCTCAGCCCAGAGAGCGAGCGCTCCAGCAACCATGCCAGCCATGACTACCTCCCGCTG gtgcagctgcagcaagCCCGGGGGCCGTTCCAGCTCACCGAGAGCTTCTCTGAAGTGGTGCAGATCCCCCTGGACCGCCTGCGCCGCGCCTCCCCCTACGCCTCCCACCGTGCCAGCCtcagccccgtgtccccaggggcCAGGAGCCTCCCTgaggcaggagccagggctgaGGAGGGCGAggagcccctcacagccccgcAGCCCAGCTCGCCCCCGTCCCGCAGCACTTGCTCCGAGGTGCCCAGCGCGGCCGCGTGGGCGCAGGCGGACAGTGGGCACGGCTCCGAGTCCGACACCGGGCCCCACTCGGCTGCCCCCTCTGAGGCCGGCGTGAGCTGTCAGGACGTGGggccagaggagctggagagTGCCAGCTGGGCCACGGCGGTGGCCTTGGCGTGGCTGGAGCATCGCTGCGCCGGGTTCTTTGAGGAGTGGGAGCTGGTGGCAGCCAAGGCGGACGCGTGGCTGCAGGCGCAGCGCCTGCCCGAGGGGGTGGACATGGGCTGCCTCAAAGGGGCAGCCAGGCacttgttcctgctgctgcgTCACTGGGACGAGAACATCAAGCTGAACATGCTGTGCTACAACCCCAACAACGTCTGA